One genomic region from Haloprofundus salinisoli encodes:
- a CDS encoding DUF5798 family protein, producing MGLGSTARTLQKVADMGEDVYKRLNEVREQVKATQDTVAETKARVASLETEVAEQRAILEAIAEQQGVDVDSVTAEAHIAEAERIANAEAEQDSEETTDSDETAVPEDDGASAQENGATTTDNA from the coding sequence AGAAGGTCGCCGACATGGGCGAGGACGTGTACAAACGGCTCAACGAGGTCCGCGAGCAGGTGAAAGCCACGCAGGACACCGTCGCCGAGACGAAGGCTCGCGTCGCCAGTCTCGAAACCGAAGTCGCCGAGCAGCGCGCGATTCTCGAAGCCATCGCCGAACAGCAGGGCGTCGACGTGGACTCGGTGACCGCCGAGGCGCACATCGCCGAAGCCGAACGCATCGCAAACGCCGAGGCGGAACAGGACAGCGAAGAGACGACGGACTCCGACGAGACGGCAGTCCCCGAAGACGACGGCGCGTCCGCCCAGGAGAACGGCGCGACCACCACCGATAACGCGTAA